From Pagrus major chromosome 6, Pma_NU_1.0, one genomic window encodes:
- the cyp27b1 gene encoding 25-hydroxyvitamin D-1 alpha hydroxylase, mitochondrial, with protein MIFVRRMLQQALKVSAGRSAIPLVKWMERWAEGASASAQKAVRTLDDMPGPSVASFAWDLFAKRGLSRLHELQLEGVQRYGPMWKASFGPILTVHVADPVLIEQVLRQEGQHPMRSDLSSWKDYRKLRGHHYGLLTSEGEEWQTVRSLLGKHMLRPKAVEAYDETLNSVVSDLIAKLRHCRRSQGLVTDIASEFYRFGLEGISSVLFESRIGCLDPVVPEETERFIQSINTMFVMTLLTMAMPSWLHQLFPKPWNVFCKCWDYMFDFAKGHIDQRMTAEAEKVARGEKVEGRYLTYFLSRTGLPMKTVYSNVTELLLAGVDTISSTLSWSLYELSRHPEVQASLREEVLSVLGGRRIPEAADVARMPLLKATVKEVLRLYPVIPANARVITERDIQVGGYLIPKNTLITLCHFATSRDPAVFPNPDEFLPQRWLNKDQTHHPYASVPFGVGKRSCIGRRIAELELYLAISRILVEFDVKPDPEGVSVKPMTRTLLVPENVINLQFVER; from the exons ATGATCTTTGTGAGAAGGATGCTGCAGCAAGCTCTAAAAGTGTCCGCCGGCAGGAGCGCCATCCCCCTGGTCAAATGGATGGAGAGGTGGGCTGAGGGCGCGTCAGCCAGCGCGCAGAAGGCGGTGAGGACCCTGGACGACATGCCCGGACCGTCGGTCGCCAGCTTCGCCTGGGACCTGTTCGCCAAACGGGGGCTGTCACGGCTGCACGAGTTACAG CTGGAAGGAGTGCAGCGGTATGGGCCCATGTGGAAGGCGAGCTTCGGTCCCATCCTGACGGTTCACGTGGCCGACCCAGTGCTCATTGAGCAGGTGCTGAGGCAGGAGGGCCAGCACCCCATGAGGTCCGACCTGTCCTCCTGGAAGGACTACAGGAAGCTCAGAGGACATCACTATGGACTCCTGACATC TGAGGGGGAGGAGTGGCAGACGGTGAGGAGTCTCCTGGGGAAGCACATGCTGCGACCGAAGGCGGTCGAAGCTTACGATGAAACCCTGAACAGCGTAGTCAGTGACCTCATCGCAAAACTTCGCCATTGCAGACGTTCCCAAGGCCTTGTCACCGACATCGCCAGCGAGTTCTATCGCTTCGGCCTCGAGG gCATTTCCTCAGTGTTGTTTGAATCCAGAATCGGTTGCCTGGATCCGGTTGTTCCTGAAGAGACGGAGCGTTTCATCCAGTCCATCAACACCATGTTTGTAATGACGCTTCTTACCATGGCTATGCCAAGCTGGCTGCACCAGCTGTTTCCTAAACCCTGGAACGTCTTCTGTAAATGCTGGGACTACATGTTTGACTTCG CTAAAGGCCACATTGACCAGCGTATGACGGCCGAAGCAGAGAAAGTCGCCCGGGGCGAGAAGGTGGAGGGCCGTTATCTCACCTACTTCCTGTCGCGGACCGGGCTGCCCATGAAGACCGTCTACAGCAACGTCACGGAGCTGCTTCTCGCAGGAGTCGACACA ATCTCCAGCACTTTGTCCTGGTCATTGTACGAGCTGTCCCGTCACCCCGAGGTTCAGGCCTCGCTCCGAGAAGAGGTGTTGAGTGTGCTGGGTGGTCGAAGGATACCGGAGGCGGCAGATGTGGCTCGCATGCCTCTGCTGAAGGCCACAGTCAAAGAAGTGCTCAG GTTGTACCCCGTTATTCCTGCCAATGCACGAGTcattacagagagagacatccaGGTTGGAGGTTACCTTATCCCTAAAAAT ACTTTGATCACCCTGTGCCACTTTGCAACATCCCGGGATCCAGCTGTGTTTCCAAATCCAGATGAGTTCCTGCCACAGCGGTGGTTGAACAAGGACCAGACTCATCACCCGTACGCCTCCGTACCCTTCGGGGTGGGAAAACGCAGCTGCATAGGTCGGCGTATCGCTGAGCTGGAGCTCTACCTTGCTATCTCTAGG ATCCTCGTGGAGTTCGATGTGAAGCCGGACCCAGAGGGAGTTTCCGTGAAGCCCATGACACGGACACTTCTAGTCCCTGAAAATGTCATCAACCTCCAGTTTGTTGAACGGTGA
- the mcrs1 gene encoding microspherule protein 1 — MQAGDPVVGAPMAVAGAQSRSEDEESLGVKDVKRTATQAFGSGVPKRRSSSRSIKRKKFDDELVESSLVKSSSRVKGPPVIEPVRCPGSEPSSSEKKKVTKSGTSLTPPLTMVVNPAPITKRVKKSKQPLHITKDLGRWKPTDDLLLINAVLQTTDLTSVHLGVKFSCRFTLREIKERWYALLYDPVISKLAWQAMRQLHPEAIAAIQSKALFSQPEEALLAKIGSTSQPKLDVFQELLSKHPGVFHPSRTPKSLLVHWQLLKQYYLLDDQSVQPLPKGDQVLNFSDAEQMVDDVKLKESRDEVLEHELMISDRHQKREIRQLEQELPRWQVLVDNITGMSMPDFDNQTLAALRGRMVRYLMRSREITLGRATKDKPIDVDLALEGPAWKISRKQGIIKLKNNGDFFIANEGRRPIYIDGRPVLSGNKWKLNNNSVVEIAGLRFVFLINLELISLIKAEAAKMTQQ, encoded by the exons ATGCAAGCTGGTGACCCTGTGGTTGGTGCACCGATGGCAGTAGCTGGTGCTCAGAGTCGGTCAGAAGACGAGGAATCACTCGGAGTAAAAGATGTGAAAAGGACGGCAACACAAGCGTTTGGCAGTGGTGTTCCCAAACGCAGAAGTTCATCCAG GTcaataaagaggaaaaagttTGATGATGAATTGGTGGAGAGCAGTCTCGTGAAGTCGTCCAGTAGAGTCAAAGGTCCCCCTGTCATAGAGCCTGTCCGCTGTCCAGGGAGTGAACCTTCATCTAGTGAGAAAAAGAAG GTGACAAAATCAGGAACCTCTCTCACACCGCCTCTCACCATGGTAGTAAACCCTGCACCCATCACCAAAAGAGTAAAGAAAAGCAAGCAGCCTCTACATATTACTAAAGACTTGGGACGATGGAAACCCACTGATGACCTGCTTCTTATAAATGCAGTGTTACAG ACCACAGACCTTACTTCTGTTCATTTGGGGGTCAAGTTCAGCTGTCGTTTCACATTGCGGGAAATTAAAGAGAGGTGGTACGCTCTCCTCTACGATCCCGTCATCTCAAA GCTGGCATGGCAGGCCATGCGTCAGCTTCACCCAGAAGCCATTGCAGCAATCCAAAGCAAAGCCCTCTTCAGTCAGCCTGAGGAGGCACTGCTGGCCAAGATTGGTTCA ACAAGTCAGCCCAAACTAGACGTGTTCCAGGAGCTCCTGAGCAAACACCCTGGTGTCTTTCACCCATCTCGCACCCCCAAGAGCCTGCTGGTGCACTGGCAGCTGCTAAAGCAGTACTACCTACTGGATGACCAGAGTG TCCAGCCTCTCCCTAAAGGTGATCAGGTCCTCAACTTCTCTGATGCTGAGCAGATGGTCGATGACGTAAAATTAAA GGAGAGTAGAGATGAGGTGTTGGAACATG AGCTGATGATTTCAGATCGTCACCAGAAAAGAGAGATCAGACAGTTAGAGCAGGAGCTGCCTCGTTGGCAGGTCCTAGTGGACAACATCACAG GGATGAGCATGCCTGACTTTGACAACCAGACGCTGGCAGCGTTAAGAGGACGAATGGTACGCTACCTCATGAGATCCCGAGAG ATTACGTTGGGCAGGGCGACCAAGGACAAACCCATAGATGTAGATCTAGCACTAGAGGGACCTGCctggaaaatatcaagaaaacaag GAATTATTAAACTGAAGAATAATGGAGATTTCTTCATCGCTAATGAGGGTAGACGACCGATCTACATTGACGGCAGACCGGTCCTGTCGGGCAACAAGTGGAAACTCAACAACAACTCAGTGGTGGAG ATTGCAGGTCTTCGCTTTGTGTTTCTAATTAACCTGGAACTCATCTCACTAATAAAAGCTGAAGCAGCCAAGATGACACAGCAGTGA
- the suox gene encoding sulfite oxidase, mitochondrial isoform X1 — MVMKRYQVGFNNISAMLLLRRCHNLTRFGPLNTQRHLVAPAVTSCTVRLWSSGSSEDHRSYQRAHGPRWRHALAGLLAGTGAVLAYGLYHNKAEQADTVRVQPIEKTSALPIFTQEEVTSHRSLEDGVWVTYKGGVYDITEFVAMHPGGDKILLAAGGDLEPFWALYAVHNQEHVLEILSEYKVGELSAEDLKKQQTIESSDPYSSDPKRHPVLHINSLKPFNAEPPPEILGDSYITPSAIFFKRNHLPVPQVDPASYKLHVDGLPGESLTLSLEELKTRFPKHTITATLQCAGNRRSEMNKVKQVKGLNWGIAAISNATWSGAKLRDVLLAAGYRPDDAQWARHVQFEGLDKDVTGTTYGASIPLNKAISEEGDVLLAYEMNGEDLPADHGYPVRVVVPGTVGARNVKWLGKIIVSADESSSHWQQNDYKGFSPGTDWDTVDFKSAPAIQELPIQSAITTPADGAMVNRSNEEVTVKGYAWSGGGREVVRVDVSVDGGKTWQVAELKSSEKGQEPEPSPSPGRAWAWKLWEVTAPLPAEAQELEIVCKAVDNSYNMQPDTVSPIWNLRGVLSNAWHRVKVKIREDESEE; from the exons atggtgatgaagCGCTATCAAGTCGGATTTAAC AACATCAGTGCAATGCTGCTTCTCAGACGCTGCCACAACCTGACTCGATTTGGTCCTCTCAACACTCAAAG GCATCTGGTGGCACCTGCCGTGACATCGTGTACAGTTCGTCTCTGGAGCAGCGGCAGCAGTGAGGACCACAGATCATACCAGCGTGCACATGGTCCCAGATGGAGACATGCCCTGGCAGGACTGCTGGCTGGTACTGGGGCAGTACTGGCTTATGGCCTCTACCACAACAAG GCTGAGCAGGCAGACACAGTCAGAGTGCAGCCCATAGAGAAGACCTCAGCTCTTCCCATCTTCACCCAGGAAGAGGTCACCAGTCATCGGTCTCTGGAAGATGGCGTGTGGGTCACCTACAAAGGTGGCGTCTATGACATCACAGAATTTGTGGCCATGCACCCTGGTGGAGATAAAATCCTGTTGGCAGCAGGTGGAGACCTTGAACCCTTTTGGGCGCTGTATGCTGTGCACAACCAGGAACACGTGCTGGAAATCCTCTCAGAATACAAG GTTGGCGAGCTGAGTGCAGAAGACCTAAAGAAGCAGCAGACGATTGAATCATCTGACCCCTACTCCTCTGACCCGAAGCGTCACCCCGTCCTCCATATCAACAGCCTCAAGCCCTTCAACGCCGAGCCGCCTCCTGAAATCCTCGGTGACAGCTACATCACGCCATCTGCTATCTTCTTCAAGAGAAACCACCTGCCAGTCCCTCAGGTTGACCCAGCTTCTTATAAGCTGCACGTGGATGGACTACCTGGAGAATCGCTGACACTGTCTTTAGAAGAGCTGAAAACTCGATTCCCCAAGCACACCATCACCGCCACGCTGCAGTGTGCCGGTAACCGCCGCTCTGAGATGAATAAGGTAAAGCAGGTGAAAGGACTGAACTGGGGCATTGCTGCCATCAGTAATGCTACATGGAGCGGTGCAAAGCTCAGGGatgtgctgctggctgctggttaCAGGCCTGATGACGCCCAGTGGGCTCGCCATGTTCAGTTTGAAGGACTCGACAAAGACGTGACCGGGACTACCTACGGCGCCTCCATACCTCTAAACAAGGCGATTAGTGAGGAAGGTGATGTGCTGTTGGCATATGAAATGAACGGCGAGGATCTCCCTGCTGACCACGGCTACCCCGTACGGGTTGTGGTTCCAGGCACAGTGGGTGCACGCAATGTCAAATGGTTGGGGAAGATTATAGTGAGTGCAGATGAGAGCAGCAGCCACTGGCAGCAGAATGACTACAAGGGCTTCTCCCCCGGGACAGACTGGGACACAGTAGACTTCAAGTCCGCTCCAGCCATCCAAGAGCTGCCCATTCAGTCAGCGATCACCACACCGGCAGACGGAGCTATGGTCAACCGCAGCAATGAAGAAGTGACTGTGAAGGGTTACGCCTGGAGTGGCGGGGGCAGAGAGGTGGTACGTGTAGACGTCTCTGTGGATGGAGGGAAGACATGGCAGGTGGCTGAGCTGAAGAGCAGCGAGAAGGGACAAGAACCAGAACCCTCGCCCTCACCAGGACGCGCCTGGGCGTGGAAGCTGTGGGAGGTAACGGCTCCTCTTCCTGCCGAGGCTCAGGAGCTGGAGATAGTCTGCAAGGCGGTTGACAACAGCTATAACATGCAGCCGGACACAGTTTCTCCCATCTGGAACCTGAGGGGCGTGCTGAGTAACGCCTGGCACAGAGTGAAGGTGAAGATCAGAGAGGACGAGAGCGAGGAATAG
- the suox gene encoding sulfite oxidase, mitochondrial isoform X2: MLLLRRCHNLTRFGPLNTQRHLVAPAVTSCTVRLWSSGSSEDHRSYQRAHGPRWRHALAGLLAGTGAVLAYGLYHNKAEQADTVRVQPIEKTSALPIFTQEEVTSHRSLEDGVWVTYKGGVYDITEFVAMHPGGDKILLAAGGDLEPFWALYAVHNQEHVLEILSEYKVGELSAEDLKKQQTIESSDPYSSDPKRHPVLHINSLKPFNAEPPPEILGDSYITPSAIFFKRNHLPVPQVDPASYKLHVDGLPGESLTLSLEELKTRFPKHTITATLQCAGNRRSEMNKVKQVKGLNWGIAAISNATWSGAKLRDVLLAAGYRPDDAQWARHVQFEGLDKDVTGTTYGASIPLNKAISEEGDVLLAYEMNGEDLPADHGYPVRVVVPGTVGARNVKWLGKIIVSADESSSHWQQNDYKGFSPGTDWDTVDFKSAPAIQELPIQSAITTPADGAMVNRSNEEVTVKGYAWSGGGREVVRVDVSVDGGKTWQVAELKSSEKGQEPEPSPSPGRAWAWKLWEVTAPLPAEAQELEIVCKAVDNSYNMQPDTVSPIWNLRGVLSNAWHRVKVKIREDESEE, encoded by the exons ATGCTGCTTCTCAGACGCTGCCACAACCTGACTCGATTTGGTCCTCTCAACACTCAAAG GCATCTGGTGGCACCTGCCGTGACATCGTGTACAGTTCGTCTCTGGAGCAGCGGCAGCAGTGAGGACCACAGATCATACCAGCGTGCACATGGTCCCAGATGGAGACATGCCCTGGCAGGACTGCTGGCTGGTACTGGGGCAGTACTGGCTTATGGCCTCTACCACAACAAG GCTGAGCAGGCAGACACAGTCAGAGTGCAGCCCATAGAGAAGACCTCAGCTCTTCCCATCTTCACCCAGGAAGAGGTCACCAGTCATCGGTCTCTGGAAGATGGCGTGTGGGTCACCTACAAAGGTGGCGTCTATGACATCACAGAATTTGTGGCCATGCACCCTGGTGGAGATAAAATCCTGTTGGCAGCAGGTGGAGACCTTGAACCCTTTTGGGCGCTGTATGCTGTGCACAACCAGGAACACGTGCTGGAAATCCTCTCAGAATACAAG GTTGGCGAGCTGAGTGCAGAAGACCTAAAGAAGCAGCAGACGATTGAATCATCTGACCCCTACTCCTCTGACCCGAAGCGTCACCCCGTCCTCCATATCAACAGCCTCAAGCCCTTCAACGCCGAGCCGCCTCCTGAAATCCTCGGTGACAGCTACATCACGCCATCTGCTATCTTCTTCAAGAGAAACCACCTGCCAGTCCCTCAGGTTGACCCAGCTTCTTATAAGCTGCACGTGGATGGACTACCTGGAGAATCGCTGACACTGTCTTTAGAAGAGCTGAAAACTCGATTCCCCAAGCACACCATCACCGCCACGCTGCAGTGTGCCGGTAACCGCCGCTCTGAGATGAATAAGGTAAAGCAGGTGAAAGGACTGAACTGGGGCATTGCTGCCATCAGTAATGCTACATGGAGCGGTGCAAAGCTCAGGGatgtgctgctggctgctggttaCAGGCCTGATGACGCCCAGTGGGCTCGCCATGTTCAGTTTGAAGGACTCGACAAAGACGTGACCGGGACTACCTACGGCGCCTCCATACCTCTAAACAAGGCGATTAGTGAGGAAGGTGATGTGCTGTTGGCATATGAAATGAACGGCGAGGATCTCCCTGCTGACCACGGCTACCCCGTACGGGTTGTGGTTCCAGGCACAGTGGGTGCACGCAATGTCAAATGGTTGGGGAAGATTATAGTGAGTGCAGATGAGAGCAGCAGCCACTGGCAGCAGAATGACTACAAGGGCTTCTCCCCCGGGACAGACTGGGACACAGTAGACTTCAAGTCCGCTCCAGCCATCCAAGAGCTGCCCATTCAGTCAGCGATCACCACACCGGCAGACGGAGCTATGGTCAACCGCAGCAATGAAGAAGTGACTGTGAAGGGTTACGCCTGGAGTGGCGGGGGCAGAGAGGTGGTACGTGTAGACGTCTCTGTGGATGGAGGGAAGACATGGCAGGTGGCTGAGCTGAAGAGCAGCGAGAAGGGACAAGAACCAGAACCCTCGCCCTCACCAGGACGCGCCTGGGCGTGGAAGCTGTGGGAGGTAACGGCTCCTCTTCCTGCCGAGGCTCAGGAGCTGGAGATAGTCTGCAAGGCGGTTGACAACAGCTATAACATGCAGCCGGACACAGTTTCTCCCATCTGGAACCTGAGGGGCGTGCTGAGTAACGCCTGGCACAGAGTGAAGGTGAAGATCAGAGAGGACGAGAGCGAGGAATAG